ATGTTGGTCAAGTATTTCGACCATGCGATCGAAAGCGGCGATGCACTCGGTCAGCACCCCGAGATAGGCTGACATCTGAGCGACACCGGCTTCTGCGGCGGCCTGCTGCAATTCCTTGCGCCGTTCGGCTTCGTTCGGCCGCTGCGAAAGCTGGAAATCCCAGAGCGAAAATTGTGCGAACTTCCCGTCCGGGATCAACGATGTCAAACGAATAGCCTGGATGAGGGTTCCTTCGCCGCCCACGCCGTTGAGGCCTGCGAAGGGCGCGAACCGTTCCTCGAAATCGCCGTCACCGATCGAATGCAAAGCGTCGAAATACTTGTCTAAAAGCGACGCGGTTGCAACATAAACGTCGCACAATCCTGAGAAGCCACGTAGCCGCAGCTGTGCCTCCGCAAGCCAGGCCAATACTTCGATATCCTTGCTCCTGGAAGAAAGGATTTGCAATCCAAGATTGCTAACATCGTGCCAAGCAGGTGCAATCGAAATAACGTCACCAGGGGAAATACTACGTTCGGCTGTACGGGCGGCGTTTCTTGCGTCCTTAATTCTATAGTATATTTCACGTGACGAAGTATTAATCCGCACGTTTTCTCCGCACGGGCGGTCTTTCTCAAGTGGATCTATAATTTTGTCGACGTTCACGCGGTTAAATACCTCAAAAATAAGAGCATCCTGCAGAGATTTCGCATTTTGGGCGGCCTGTATTGGCTTGTCAACCATCTACGGATGATGACGGATTTATGACGACTTTCGATATGCTCATTTTCTAAAATAGAGTCGTTTTTCTTCTGGACAAGGGTTTATGAGCGCCCTAGTTGTTGCTTCGCATCACGAGAGCGCGCTGAATTTCGACGTAAAAACAGGACTAACGGATGTCCCATATCGACCTCAATCGTCTGATAAGAACGCTTGAGCCCAATCTACGTGTCGGTCTTGAGACAGCGGCTTCGCTTGCCGTGCGTCACCAGCACGCCGTCGTGGACATCGCCCACTGGCTGCGCTCCCTGCTTGATATTGCGGGCTTTTCCGCCGTTTTCGAAGACCTCGGAGTCTCCTCCGCTGCGCTGCGGACGGAGCTCGATGCGGCAATCGCCGACATCGCGCGGGAGGATGGCGCCGCACTTGCGCTCTCGCCCAACCTGCTGGCCCTTGGCCGCGAATCCTTTCTGGTTGCATCGCTGCAATGCGGGCGCAATGTCGTGCTGCTTGCCGATCTGCTTGCCGCACTGCTGAGCGATCCGGCATTGCGTGCCCTTATCCGCGGCATTGCCCCATCGCTGCGCAATCTCGACAGAGCCATGCTCGACCGGCTGCTGGAGCAGGCGGCATCCGATCCGTCGGAACCGCTTTCCGTGCCCACTGTGGCGGCCGGAGATAATGAATTCCTGCGGCTCTATACCCGCGATATGACCGCGGATGCCCGCGCCGGCCGCACCGACCCGGTCATCGGCCGCGACCGCGAGCTGCGGCAGGTGATCGATATCCTGATGCGCCGGCGGCAGAACAATCCGATCCTCGTCGGCGAAGCGGGCGTCGGCAAGACCGCGGTGGCCGAAGCGCTGGCGCTGGAGATTGCCGGCGGCAATGTGCCGGCCCGGCTGAAGGATGTGAAGCTGCTGCTCTTGGATCTCAGCTTGCTGCAGGCCGGCGCCGGCGTCAAAGGCGAGTTCGAGCGGCGGCTGCATGGCGTCGTCGATGCGGTGAAGACTTCGCCGCAGCCGATCATCCTGTTCATAGACGAGGCGCATGGGCTGATCGGCGCCGGCGGACAGGCAGGGCAGGGTGATGCCGCCAATATCCTGAAGCCCGCTTTGGCGCGGGGCGAACTCAGGACGATCGCGGCGACGACCTGGAGCGAATACAAACGCTTCATCGAAAAGGACGCCGCCCTCACCCGCCGCTTCCAGACCGTGCATGTCCGCGAGCCGGACGAGGAGGCGGCGATCCGCATGCTGCGCGGCGTGGCGGAAGGCCTGAAAGCCCATCACAAAGTTCGCATCCGCGACGAGGCGATCGTCGCCGCCGTCCGGCTTTCGGCGCGATATCTGCCGGACCGGCAGCTTCCCGACAAAGCGATCAGCCTGATCGATACGGCCGCCGCCGCGGTGGCGCTGGCGCGCCAGACGGTGCCGGAGGCGCTGAAACTGCTGACCGACGAGCGCGATCTTCTGGAAGCCGAGGCAAGCTGGCTGGCGCGCGAACCGGAGACGCCGGAAAAGCGCGCCCGCCTGGAAGGCATCGCCGCCAAGCAGCAGGAGATCGTCTCGGAAATCGAAGCGCTCCGGTCGAAATTCGACGAAGAAAACCGGCTGGTCCGCGAGGCCGACCGGCTGGAGGAATTCTTCTCGCCCGACGACGCCGTCACCCCGCTGGCGCCGGCCGACAATTC
The window above is part of the Rhizobium sp. BT03 genome. Proteins encoded here:
- the tssH gene encoding type VI secretion system ATPase TssH; this translates as MSHIDLNRLIRTLEPNLRVGLETAASLAVRHQHAVVDIAHWLRSLLDIAGFSAVFEDLGVSSAALRTELDAAIADIAREDGAALALSPNLLALGRESFLVASLQCGRNVVLLADLLAALLSDPALRALIRGIAPSLRNLDRAMLDRLLEQAASDPSEPLSVPTVAAGDNEFLRLYTRDMTADARAGRTDPVIGRDRELRQVIDILMRRRQNNPILVGEAGVGKTAVAEALALEIAGGNVPARLKDVKLLLLDLSLLQAGAGVKGEFERRLHGVVDAVKTSPQPIILFIDEAHGLIGAGGQAGQGDAANILKPALARGELRTIAATTWSEYKRFIEKDAALTRRFQTVHVREPDEEAAIRMLRGVAEGLKAHHKVRIRDEAIVAAVRLSARYLPDRQLPDKAISLIDTAAAAVALARQTVPEALKLLTDERDLLEAEASWLAREPETPEKRARLEGIAAKQQEIVSEIEALRSKFDEENRLVREADRLEEFFSPDDAVTPLAPADNSGDGTNVAPFPPQAMTAESARAALSVTERSLAAVVDQTPLLPRVVDKEVVAAVVARWTGIPLGKLLADQIETVKTLDIRLKERVLGQDAAIERIASAMRAARAGLSDPRRPPAVFLLTGMSGTGKTETALSLADMLYGGSRYLTTINMSEFKEEHKISMLLGSPPGYVGYGEGGVLTEAVRRRPYGVLLLDEIDKAHPGVQEIFYQVFDKGTLRDGEGRDIDFKNTTIVMTANTGSEMIAALSADPDTMPEGDALEALLLPELQKHFKPAFLGRTTVLPFMPLGPETLSGIVDIQVGRIRERVGATYGTTLSLSPEARDALISRARTSEMGARAIEVMIARDLLPVLSTFFLDAVAAGKKMTGITIGYDGQRFGLDAEEAAPQKFDTPGESRLSDEVAPSRKRTRGAGRRKATTP
- the tssA gene encoding type VI secretion system protein TssA, coding for MRINTSSREIYYRIKDARNAARTAERSISPGDVISIAPAWHDVSNLGLQILSSRSKDIEVLAWLAEAQLRLRGFSGLCDVYVATASLLDKYFDALHSIGDGDFEERFAPFAGLNGVGGEGTLIQAIRLTSLIPDGKFAQFSLWDFQLSQRPNEAERRKELQQAAAEAGVAQMSAYLGVLTECIAAFDRMVEILDQHCGDQAPPSSNTRNALQEAASAIRMIAGLEASPAIPETPAAQGLEPRQTGDAGEAEAIRTRPAGAEAIRSREEAFELLIAVARYFRRTEPHSPISMSIETLVRRGRMDFSELLAELLPEQHTRNAVLTAAGIQPATDKGG